One segment of Rosa chinensis cultivar Old Blush unplaced genomic scaffold, RchiOBHm-V2 RchiOBHmChr0c44, whole genome shotgun sequence DNA contains the following:
- the LOC121050913 gene encoding uncharacterized protein LOC121050913, translating to MANLSTLTGMFLVLELAMSVSARTWATKDENSGGGRPLTEEEIGAWINVLRGAEIALEADKIQTASAMVAGVAARLDAIDLPDDVKEAKLQEMMKAIEQSKKIINPKL from the exons ATGGCCAATCTTTCAACTCTAACTGGGATGTTTCTGGTGCTAGAGCTGGCAATGTCGGTCAGCGCGCGCACTTGGGCTACCAA GGACGAGAATTCCGGTGGTGGCAGGCCACTAACTGAGGAGGAGATAGGGGCATGGATAAATGTTCTGAGGGGAGCCGAGATTGCTCTTGAAGCTGATAAAATTCAAACAGCTAGTGCCATGGTTGCAGGAGTTGCTGCCAGGTTAGATGCTATCGATTTGCCTGACGATGTGAAAGAAGCCAAGCTTCAAGAAATGATGAAAGCAATTGAGCAGTCGAAGAAGATAATAAATCCAAAGCTGTAG
- the LOC112181425 gene encoding F-box/kelch-repeat protein At3g06240: MRRGFYLVNPATREMKKVPKTPSWRPVRPFCLSLCGFGFDSSTNEYKVVNGQVYSDINVIVFSVYTLKTDSWRKIECFSPYHAYWFQGIFLNGAIHWSATTVGDRSSSVIVSFLLAEEEVREIRLPPIGDTCLANLGVFRDCLCITLAGIDQTFNEFWVMKEYGVSESWTRMRVSMPYHQLSHFGFSTKSHDLMVCGSSFVMYDFKEESFRNLPIRDTTLGGNGVGVYVEGLFPLIDREQDESRRVDNQVLIKLKHA; the protein is encoded by the coding sequence ATGAGGCGTGGGTTTTATTTGGTTAACCCTGCAACCAGGGAGATGAAGAAAGTACCAAAGACACCATCATGGAGACCTGTGAGGCCCTTTTGCTTGAGCTTatgtggatttggatttgattcCTCCACCAATGAGTACAAGGTGGTTAACGGGCAGGTCTATTCTGATATCAATGTAATCGTATTTAGTGTCTATACACTGAAAACTGATTCTTGGCGAAAGATCGAGTGCTTCTCTCCCTACCATGCTTATTGGTTTCAGGGGATTTTTCTGAATGGAGCTATTCATTGGTCGGCAACGACAGTTGGAGATCGATCCTCTTCGGTGATTGTATCTTTTCTATTAGCAGAGGAGGAGGTTCGCGAAATTCGACTCCCACCCATCGGTGATACTTGTTTAGCAAACCTGGGAGTGTTTAGAGATTGCCTATGTATAACGCTCGCTGGTATTGATCAAACATTCAATGAGTTTTGGGTCATGAAAGAATATGGGGTGAGCGAGTCTTGGACTAGAATGAGGGTCTCCATGCCATATCACCAATTGTCACATTTTGGTTTCTCTACAAAATCTCATGATTTGATGGTGTGTGGAAGTTCATTTGTTATGTACGACTTCAAAGAAGAAAGTTTTAGGAACCTTCCAATTCGTGATACCACCTTAGGAGGTAATGGTGTTGGGGTTTATGTTGAGGGACTTTTTCCACTAATCGATCGAGAGCAGGACGAGAGCCGTAGAGTAGATAATCAAGTATTGATTAAGCTCAAGCATGCATAA